One window from the genome of Haloprofundus halobius encodes:
- a CDS encoding glycosyltransferase family 4 protein, whose protein sequence is MRILRVAQTVYPEVKGGGAYHVHAMSRDQAAMGHDVTVLTLSRGVDEPHRERRDGYDIVRYPVTTSALGNDISLGVASFLRDAHSFDVIHAHSHLYFSTNLAALKRRLGDIPLAITNHGLYSQNAPKWLFDLYLRSVGRWTFNQADVVFCYTETDKQRVGDLGVSSHIEVVPNGIDTNRFTPDGPKSNLIDADGPVVLFVGRLVEGKRPSDVIQAVATVQEEYPDVELYLCGEGSLSDELEELIENLDVDEAVRFLGHVPYDEMPKVYRSADVLVLPSRAEGLPRTVLEAQSSGISVVTSDLEQISDALGPNGQTFEGGNVMDLSNVLARVVGQNQSDQTAEVQSWESTVELTTDHLRAVIRRM, encoded by the coding sequence ATGCGTATTCTCCGCGTCGCACAGACGGTGTATCCGGAGGTCAAAGGCGGCGGTGCGTACCACGTTCACGCGATGAGTCGCGACCAAGCGGCGATGGGTCACGACGTGACGGTGCTGACGCTCTCCCGCGGCGTCGACGAACCACACCGAGAGCGACGAGACGGATACGATATCGTGCGGTACCCGGTGACGACGAGTGCACTCGGGAACGACATCTCACTCGGTGTCGCGTCGTTTCTTCGGGACGCACACTCGTTCGACGTAATTCACGCGCACTCACATCTGTACTTCTCGACGAATCTCGCCGCTTTGAAGCGTCGGTTGGGAGATATTCCGCTGGCGATTACGAATCACGGACTGTACTCGCAGAACGCACCGAAGTGGTTGTTCGATCTGTACCTTCGGAGCGTCGGGCGGTGGACGTTCAATCAGGCCGATGTGGTGTTCTGCTATACGGAGACCGATAAGCAGCGAGTTGGTGATCTCGGAGTAAGTTCCCATATCGAAGTAGTTCCTAACGGAATCGACACTAATCGGTTTACTCCTGACGGACCAAAGAGCAACCTGATCGATGCGGATGGTCCAGTCGTGCTGTTCGTGGGCCGGCTAGTCGAAGGGAAGCGACCAAGCGATGTGATTCAAGCGGTGGCAACAGTTCAAGAGGAGTACCCTGACGTCGAATTATACCTGTGTGGTGAGGGGTCACTAAGTGATGAACTTGAGGAACTCATAGAGAATTTGGATGTCGATGAGGCCGTTCGATTCCTCGGACACGTACCGTACGACGAAATGCCGAAGGTGTACCGCAGCGCAGACGTATTGGTGCTGCCGAGTCGTGCAGAGGGGTTACCGCGTACCGTGCTGGAGGCCCAGTCGTCCGGTATCAGCGTCGTTACGTCTGACTTGGAGCAAATATCAGACGCACTCGGTCCGAACGGACAGACATTCGAGGGAGGAAACGTGATGGATCTATCCAATGTGTTGGCTCGGGTAGTAGGACAGAATCAAAGCGATCAAACGGCCGAAGTCCAGTCATGGGAATCGACGGTAGAACTCACTACTGACCATTTGAGAGCGGTAATTCGACGTATGTAG